Part of the Tenacibaculum sp. SZ-18 genome, CAGATACATCCATTAGACATTTCCACTAATTTTTCTTCAGTTCTTGAAAGTGTATTTTCACTTTCTATAAATTGAGCATCAATGTTTACTTCACTCATGTCATTCACAATTACGGCTACTTTTAAGCCTTGTTTATTGTGTAAAATATGATTTAGTAAAGTTGTTTTTCCTGCGCCGAGGAAACCACTTAATACGGTAACAGGTAATTTTTTCATTGTAAATAATGGTTATTATAAAGCTTCTATTTTGTTTAAGTTGTTCATTTTTTCAATTAAATCGCCTTGTATAGCCACAACCGCAGATTTAGGAATATTATCAGAATCGAAAGGCCATTTACTTGTTGGATTGTTGAGGTCTTTGGTTTGCTCACCAGGATGTTGAACACTTAAGAATAATGTTTTTCCGTCAGGAGAGAACCAAGGTCCAGTTAATTCGGCATCTCTAGGAGCAGATGCAACACGAATAACTTTTCCAGCATCAGCACCATATCTAGGAATAACAAACAAACTATTGTTTTTAAATGGCATATACGGTTTGTCTTCTCTGTTCATTGAACTACCAGACATGTCTGAGGTCATCCACAAGTTACCAGCCAAGTCAAAAGCAAGATTATCCGGACAAGAAAATCCATTTTCTTCACCACCTGCTATGTAAGTTGAAGCTTTAAAAGTTAATGAATCAAAAGCTCCTTCAGTTTCTTCAATTTTTAAAATAGATCCGTGGAAATCTCCTTTATCTTTATTATTTGTGAGCGTTACAATTATATTTCCAGTAATTGGATCAATTTCAATGTCTTCTGGACGATTTAATTCAGTTGCGCCTAGTAATTTAGCAGCTTCTCTTGCTCTGATTAATACTTCGGTTTGGTCTTTAAATTTTTCTTTTAAAACTGGTTGGTTTTTCCAATCTAGTGCTAACCATTTTCCATTATCCGTATCAGCTACATATAAAGTACCTTCTTTCAATGAACCTTGTTTTGAAGAGATGAATTTATATAAATGCTCACTGTTTTTATCATCTCCAGTATAAGCAACAACGCGTTTATCTTTTAGTTCAAATAAAGTACAGCATTCATGAGCAAACCTTCCTAAAGCAATGTGTTTTTGAGCTGTTCCAGTTTTTGGATCTATTTCAACTACCCAACCATAGTGTTCAGGTGGATATTCATAAAATTTTTCCCAACCATACCAACTAGGTTTATGTGTAGAATTGTTATATATATCATATTCAGTCTCTCCATAAAAACCATCATAATTTTCTTCACACGTAATAAAAGTATTCCAAGGAGTAATTCCTCCTGAACAATTCGCTAACGTTCCTTTTACAGTTGTAGCTCCTTTGATAGGTGTGTCCCAATTTAACTTAATCTGTGTTTGAGCAGTAATACGACGATTTAATGGATCGTTCTTTACCACTTCCCATTTTCCGTTTACTTCTTTAATTCTCACAATTGTTCCACCGACACTATACATTTCTTTGTCGATTTGTTCGATAGTTCTATGTTTCTCTGGCACATCAAAAGCTCGGTAATCAAAATTTGATACAAATAAAGGATTTGTATATTCATGATTTACCCAAAGTAAACCGTCTTTAGGATTGTTTTTATCAAAAGGAATAAAACAAGTAAAATCATTATTAAAGCCAAAAGTATCTTTATCTGAAATTGATTCTCCCCATTTCACTATCGGATGATAATTCAGTCCTTGAGTTAAAAGCAAATCGTCTTTATCGGAAGGAGATAAATTAACCAATTTGAGGTTTTTAAGTGCTTCATAAGTTGTATCAGAAATAGATTCTGATTGAGAAGGTGTTGTTGTATTTCCACAGCCTACAAGAAAAGGAGGAGCAACAACCATCCCAACACTTACTTTCCCTAGAAATGATATGAACTTTCTTCTGTTATATTCCAAAATAATTAGTTTTAATTGAATTCTATTGTTAATTAAATCACGTAGACTTTATTAAAAAGATATGTGAGATAAATTTTGGTTGACAAATTTAGCTATAATTTATTTTATTGCAACACAGTTGCTTTTTATTTAACAAAATAATAATTAGAAAGAAAAATACCTCGCAACCCGAAGGTATAAAGGTATTTAAGATTAATTAGTTGATTTTTGTTTTGGTATGATTTATTATTGTAACGCACCTATGAAAATAGTTGCAGCAATTCCAAATCCTGCTCCTGAAACGAATACATTCCATTTCAAATGTTCTCCTTTTAGAATTTTTGAATAGATAAATAGCATTGACATGAAAATGGCTACTATAAAAAGTTGACCAACTTCAATACCTAAATTAAAAGCAAAAAGCGGTTTAATCACATTACTACTAAACATCATAACTTTAAAATTAGAAGCAAATGCTAATCCGTGGATTAACCCAAAAACTAAAGCTATAATATATTTAACATTCTTATTTGAAAACATGCCTTCTTTACCATAATTTCTTATGTTGCTAACTGCAGTTATCATTATGGTAAATGGAATAAGTAAATCTATCACAGAAGGGTTATCTGGGATAAAACCCAGTGCGCTTATTATAAGGGTTACACTATGGCCGATTGTAAATGCTGTAATAATTATTAAAATTTGTCTCCATTCTTTAAGTTTAAATGCAGCACATAATGTCATTACAAATAAAAGATGATCATAGGCATTTATATCAACAATGTGGTGCCAACCACTAATAAAAAAAGTACTAAAGCTGTTCATTAATTAAAAAATTTAAAATGTGTGTGAGAATGAGTCTTGAATATTTGTACTTTCAAAATATGCTACTTTGAAAAAAGGTTTAAACCTTAATTCCATTCTATTTGATTGTACGAATTCGAATTCGTCAAAAAGTAATTTGTTACTAACTTTTAAAATGTCTCCTTTTTTAATTGAAGCATCATTCTCTAGAAACTGAATGTTTAAAACATTAAAATTTTCGTTGTAATCCGATGTTTCAAATTTAAATGGGAGCTTTTTATTATTTAGTTCGATGATAAAGTATTTATTAAAGTAGTTTTCAATTACACTTTTATCCTTATTTGTTAATTTATGGCAATTCATATCTCTTCCTAAACTCAATAAAAAATCATCCACGAATACCCTACATTCTACTTTTATTTTTTGAGTATCGGTATCATAATTAATAAGAGAGGAAGTAACTTTTAAAGGGTGTGTAAATGATGAGAAAGTCATTATGACGATTAAGACTAAAATTCCTATTTGTGCAGGTCGTTTCATGGTCTGTTAATAATCGTTGTTAAATTGTTTTTATATATAGTTCTTTTAATTGTCGTGCTGAAATATTTCTCGTTTCAGCTATATGGACTAGAGTACCTTTTTTTCTCGTACCAATTCTAGTACAAATGTTTACCGCATTGAATATGTCATGACTTGCCATTAAAATACCTACGCCATATTCAGATAATTTTTTACATGTTTTAGTAAATTCTAAATATGTCTTAGGATCTAAATCACAAGTAGGTTCATCCATTAATATGTAAGAAGCTTTTTTCGCTAAAGCCAGGGCAATGCCTATCTTTTGTCTCATACACTTAGAATATGCGGATATTTTTTTCTTAAATGCCTTTTCTCGTAAGTTTACCTTCTTTAAATACTGAAATAATTCATTTTCGGAATAATTAAATCCAGCAACCCGACTAAAGAAATCCAAATTTTCAACTCCTGATAAGTTACTATTTAACTTAATTATTTCAGGTGCATAACTTATAGTCTTTGTACTATGGTTTTTAGTTGCTTCTTTACTATCGTTTAGAGCTTCACTGTAAGTTGTTTCTGTAACGTTCAGAAAAACATTAATTGTTGTTTTCTTTCCTTCTACGTTTTGTCCCAATAAACAGAATATCTCTCCAGGCGCAACTGCAAAATTCAAGTCTTTTAACGCTAATTTATCATTATAACTCATACTAAGCTTTCTAGCTCTTATCATAACTTTGGGTTTTATAAAGCGATTGATAAACACTATTCCTCTTTATTGTAGATTTATCTTATAATCCTAGGCAGAAATAGGAATCCACAAATCCAGTGTACACATTTTCATATTTAAATGTATAAGAGGAGAGGTTTTAGTGATCTTAATAATTAGTTAGATATAAAATCTAAGAAAATAGTAATGGGGGAGATCTAGATTGTCTTCGATATATTTCAGTAGAGGTTAGCTGATTTTTAGTCAGTATTACAACCTTGTTTAAATCCACAATAGGAGGTAAACTAAATTTAGTTTCTATGAATGCTAATATGTCATCATAGATATAAATCGAGCATAGGTTGCATTTATCCAAATTTTGTGATTCACAATATGAAAGGGATTTATTAAATAATGGTTCAGAATATTTTTCAGAATGATTGAAGCTATGAACTAAGGATAAAGCGTGAGTCTGAAGTAGGACACATGCTAATATCAAACAATATAGTCTTTGAATTTTCTTCAATTGTCAAACCAATACCCTTTATTGCATCAGTGTAGCAAATATAACTTTTTTTTTTAATTTGAGTTTTTTGTGATAAATAACAAAAAAGGACAAGATTTAAATCTAGTCCTTTTTAGTTCAATTATTATTGTAAGTCGAACCTGTCTAAATTCATGACTTTATTCCAAGCTTTAACAAAGTCAGTAACAAATTTCTCTTGTCCGTCGTCTGCTCCATAAACTTCACAAATTGCTCTTAATTCAGTATTAGAGCCAAAAATTAAGTCAGCTCTCGTACCAGTAAATTTAATTGCCCCAGTTTTTCTATCTCTCCCTTCAAATACTATTTCTTCAGAAGACGTAGCACTCCAAGTGATAGAAAAATCAAGAATATTAGTGAAGAAATCATTCGTAAGGCTACCAACTCTCTCGGTAAAAACGCCGTGATTAGAATTGTTATGATTAGCTCCTAATACTCTTAGTCCTCCTGTTAAAACAGTCATTTCAGGAATAGTAAGTGTTAATAAGTTTGCTCTATCGATTAACAAGTCCTCAGCTGCGACACCATCAAGTTTATCACTCATGTAATTTCTAAAACCGTCTGCAAGTGGTTCTAAGTGACTAAAAGATTCGATATCAGTTCTTTCTTGAGAAGCATCTCCTCTCCCTTGATAAAATGGAACATTGATATCAAGACCAATTTTACTTGCTGCTTCTTCAACTCCAACATTACCGGCTAGTACGATTAAATCTGCCATAGAAATAGTTTTTTTAAAATCTTTTTGTACTCCTACTAAAACATTCAATACTTTCTTTAGTTCATTAGGATTATTAACTTCCCAGTTTATTTGTGGTTCCAACCTAATTCTTGCTCCGTTCGCACCACCTCGTTTATCAGATCCTCTAAAAGTTGAAGCAGAAGCCCAAGCAGTTTTTATCATTTCAGAAACGGTCAAACCAGATGTACCAATCATTTTCTTTAAAAGTTGAATATCAGAAGTACTTAGAGTATAATCTACTTTAGGAATTGGATCTTGCCAAATAAGCTCTTCTTTTGGTACTTCAGGGCCTAAATAGCGGTCAATTGGTCCCATATCACGATGTGTTAATTTAAACCACGCTCTTGCAAAAGCATCTTCAAAAGCAGCATGATCCTTATGGAAACGTTCTGAAATTTCTCTGTAATCTGGATCCATTTTTAAAGCCATATCGGCAGTTGACATCATTAAAGCTTGCTTCTCATTAGGGTTTCCAGCTTTTGGAGCCATTCTAGCATTTGATGCTGCAGTTGGAGTCCATTGGTGTGCACCTGCAGGGCTTTTAGTTAATTCCCAGTCATAGTTTAGTAAAACATCGAAATAATCATGATCCCATTGTGTTGGGTTTGGAGTCCAGGCTCCTTCTAAACCACTTGTAATTGTATCATCTAACACACCGCTTTGGAAAGTATTTTTCCAACCTGTACTCATTTGTTCAATAGAAGCTCCATGTGGTTCGACCCCTACATATTTATCAGGGTCAGCAGCACCGTGAGCTTTTCCGAATGTATGTCCTCCTGCAACCAACGCGACAGTTTCTTCATTATTCATTGCCATACGACCAAAAGTGATCTTTATATCATGTGCTGATTTTAAAGGATCCGGTTCTCCGTTCGGTCCTTCCGGATTTACATATATCAATCCCATATGAACTGCCCCTAAATATCCCTCTAATTCCCCGTCGCTGGTATCGTAACGCTCATCATTGTCTAACCATTTATTTTCGCTTCCCCAATAAATGTCTTGTTCAGGTTCCCAGATATCTTCTCTTCCGCCAGCGAAACCGAATGTCTTAAAACCCATAGATTCTAGTGCACAGTTTCCAGCTAAAATCATTAAATCAGCCCAAGAAATTTTGTTACCATATTTTTTCTTTATTGGCCAAAGTAAGAGGCGAGCCTTGTCTAAATTTCCATTGTCTGGCCAACTATTTAAAGGAGCAAAGCGATGTGATCCTGAGGCTGCACCGCCTCGACCATCACCAACTCGATATGTTCCTGCACTATGCCAGGCCATTCTGATCATGAAACCTCCATAATGTCCGTAATCGGCTGGCCACCAATCTTGAGAGTCGGTCATTAAATCAATTACATCTTGTTTTAATGCAGCAAAATCTAAACTTTTAAATGCTTCTGAATAATTAAAGTCTTTACCGAATGGATCGTTTTTGCTTGCATTTTGGCGTAAGATATTTAGTTTTAGTTCATTTGGCCACCAATCTCGGTTGGTGGTTCCCCTACCAGCTGTTTTTTTTTGAGCACTATGAAAAGGGCATTTTGTGATATCCCCTGAATGGTTAATACTGTAATTCATTATATGAGAATTTTAATGTTAGTTTCAATTCAAATCTAAAATAAAATACAAGATTGTTTTTATCTATAAAATTTATTTTAAAATAGTAAAAACTGATCTTATAGATTTAGTTTGTTGTCTTATAGGTTATTATAAATATACAATATTTCTACATTAATTAGTATTGAATTTTCTTATGATGAGATAAGAATTTCTTGTTGACGAAAGCTTGTAGAGTGCATAAAACCTCATACTTTTGTGTCTGTTTTAAGGAACAAAATAAATATTAATTCAATTTAAAAATAAAAAAGAATGGCAACATTAGTTGGTAAGAAGTTTCCAAACTTAAACGTAGATGCAATGAACGAAATGGGTGATACGTTTAAGTTAAATGTTTTAGAAGAAGCAATGAACAACAAGAAAAAAGTAGTTTTATTCTGGTATCCAAAAGACTTTACTTTTGTATGTCCAACTGAATTACACGCTTTTCAGGCAGCTTTACCAGAATTTGATAAAAGGAATACTATCGTAATTGGAGCATCATGTGATACCCCAGAAGTGCACTTTGCTTGGTTAAACCAATCTAAAGATAATGGAGGTATTGAAGGAGTTACTTATCCTTTATTAGCTGATAGTAACCGTAACTTATCTTCTATCTTAGGAATTTTAGATATTACTAACGAAACATACGACGAAGCTACAGGTACTGTTCAAGTTGAAGGAGATAATGTTACCTACAGAGCTACTTATATTATTGACGAAGAAGGTACAGTTGTACACGAAGGAGTAAACCATATGCCAATTGGACGTAATGTAAATGAATATTTGCGTTTAATCGATGCTTACACGCACGTACAAGAAAAAGGTGAGGTTTGTCCTGCTAACTGGGAAGAAGGTAAAGCAGCAATGCAACCTAACGCTAAGGCAACTGCAGAGTATTTAGCAGTAAACTAATCAATTTATATTATAAATGTTGAATTACGAGTTAAGTGTATCTTATTATAATTCGTAATTCTTCATTTTAAAAATTACATTTATTATGGTTCAAGAATTAGCTCAAGATAATTTAGAAAATATTGTAGCAGACAATAAAAAAGTAGTGGTTCAATATTCTGCAACTTGGTGTGGAAATTGTAGAATTATGAAACCAAAATTCAAAAAATTAGCTACAGAAAATAGCGATGTTTCTTTCGTAGTTGCAGACGCTGAAAAATTTCCGGAAAGTAGACAGTTAGCAACAGTAGACAATCTGCCAACATTTGCAACTTTTGTTGATGGTAAATTTGTAAATCAAGTTCAAACAAATAAGTTTGATGTTTTAAAAGAACTAGTTAACGAAGTAATGTAAAATGAAATTACCAGTAATTAAACATTTGACCTCTTTTATTGAAGAAAATGATCAAGATTATATCATAGAAACAATTGAAACTTTAGAAGCTTTAACTGAAGTACCATCATTGAAAGATGAGGAATTAGACGTTATTGGAGAATTAATTTCTAATATGTACGGAGCTATCGAAGTTGATAAAATGATAAAAGAGGGAACACCAAGAAAAGAAGCACTAAATAATTTTATGCAACGCGTATTGGGTTCTATAGATAAATAAAAGTCCTAAGTTTTAAACTTAGGACTTTTTTTTATTAATGTGTTAGTCTCGTAATGATTTCCTCGTGTTGTGGAAATAAATCAATTAACCCTTTTCTTTCAGGTAAAACAAAGTCTTTGAAATCGAAACCAGGAGCTACCGTACAACCTGTAAATGCGTAGGAGTTTTTTTCTAAAACTTCAGCGGCAAACCAATATTGTGCTGGGACTACAAATTGAGGTACTTCATTATCAATAATTTTGTTACCAATTAACACATAAGAATACTCACCTTTTGGAGAAATCATATGTAGTTTTAAAGTTGTTCCAAGGTAAAAATGCCACATCTCATCTTGATTAATCTTATGAAATGCAGAAAAACTATCTGAAGTTAGTAAAAAGTAAATTCCAGTAGCATAGTTTCTATCGCCTGTAAAATCGGTACTTAAATTTTCATTGGTAATACTTCCTGAACTTCTGTAAGTTTCTTTAAAATATCCACCTTCTGGATGTTGATTTAAATCAAACTTTTCAATTATATCGTTAATCTTCATTTTGTTCTTTAGCTTCGTTTGCTTTTTTAATAATAGCTTTTAGTCTTTCCTTAGTTCGCTGTTTTTCTAACCGAAGTTTATTTTCCTTCTGTTTCATTAAGCGGGTGTGTTTCGCTTTGTTAATGGTGTTTTTGGCTTTTCCTTTTTTAGGCATGTCCTTTTTCTTTAATACTTAATAGTCCAATGAATGTTAGGAAACCGTTCAAAATTAACACGAAAAATCCAAAGTCGAAACCTAAATTAGTTTTACTGTAATCACTTATTAAATAGGTTAGAACCGGTGCAATAACACATATATAAGGAACTAGTTTGTCTTTCACATTTAATTTAGTGAATAATCCAAATGCATATAAACCTAATAATGGACCGTAAGTATATCCTGCGAATTGAAATATCTTAGCGATAACACTATCATTGGCAATAAAATATTTAAAGACTAAAATTGTGGCAATTAAAATGACGGAGAATAACACATGAATTTTCTTTCGTATTTGTTCTTTTTCTTGCTCATTTTCTTTTTTATCAATCTCTAAAATATCAATACTGAATGAAGTAGTTAAAGAGGTTAAAGCACTGTCTGCACTGGAATAGGCCGCCGCTATTAATCCTAATAAAAAGAATAAGGAAGTTGCTAAACCTAAATTTCCACTCATTGCAATTGTTGGGAATAAATTGTCTTTGTGTGCGTTGATTTCATTTACAGTTGCATAATCAGTAAGTAATACTCCTAATGCTAAGAAGAAAAAGTTTACAATTACCAAAACAATTGTAAACCAAAACATATTTTTTTGAGCATCTTTCAAATTTCTACAAGTAAGATTTTTTTGCATCATGTCTTGATCTAACCCCGTCATTACAATAGCTATAAAAGCCCCAGAGAAAAATTGTTTCCAGAAATAATTACCAGCTTTTACATCTTCAAAAAAGAATATTTTTGAAAGTTTGTTGTCAGAAATATAACTGAATAAACTTTCAATTTGTAAGGCATCTTTAATCATTACAATACAAACTCCAACAGCAATGAGCATAAATAAAGTTTGCAAAGTGTCTGTCCATACGATAGTTTTTATTCCTCCTTTAAAAGTATACAACCAAATTAATAAAATAGTTATTGTGACCGTAACCCAGAAAGGGATTCCATATTCGTCAAAAAGAATTAATTGTAATACTTTGGCTACTAAAAATAAACGAAAAGCAGCGCCTACAGTACGAGAAATTAAAAAGAATGAAGCTCCTGTTTTGTAGGAAAATTTCCCAAACCTATCTTTTAAATAAGTGTAAATAGAAGTCAGGTTTAACTTGTAATATAATGGAAGCAAAATTAAACCAATAACAGCGTAACCAACGGTATATCCTAAGACCATTTGCATATAACTCATCTGTTGATTTTCTATCCAACCTGGGACAGAAATAAGGGTAACTCCCGATAAAGAAGCTCCAATCATTCCAAAAGCAACTAAATACCAAGGAGATGAATTATTAGCTTTAAAAAAGGTTTGGTTGTTTGCAGACTTTCCTGTGATGTAAGAAATAAAAACAAGTACGCTGAAGTACACTACAATGAGCAATAGAATATAAACTGGATGCATTTTTTATATTTTTCAGCCACTAATATAAAAAGAAAAAAGGGCGAAAGATAATGTATCTCACAACGCCCTTATGTGTTATTATAAAATTAAATCTTAATTAATGTGTAAAACCGTTTCGTCAGTTTCTTTTCGTACTTTTTTCAAATCTTTCATAAAATCGTCTTCAGCTCTGTATCCCACTGGTAATACTAAAACAGATTTAAGATTTTTAGAAGCAAGATCTAATATTTGGTCATATTTTTCTGGAACAAAACCTTCCATCGGACAAGAATCAATTTGTTCAATTGCACAAACTGTCATTAAATTACCTAATGCGATATATGCTTGATTTTTATTCCATTGATATAATTCTTCTTGTGTTTTTTGTTTGAAATTTCCCATTAAGAACTCCTTAAATGGATTTAAAATTTCTTCTGGGGTATTTCGTATTTCTTTCACCAAGTTGAAATAGTATTCGATATCCTTTTCGGTATGCTCTGCGGGAACACATAATACTAAAACATGCGATGCCTGAGCAACTTGTTGTTGATTCCAGCTATGTTCAACTAATTGTTTTTGTATTTCTTTATTTTGAATAACCAACAATGTAATTGGTTGTAAACCATAAGAAGTTGCGGTTAAATTAAAGGCCTCTTTTAATGTGTTTATTTGTTCGTTAGTTAATGTTTTATTTTCGTCAAATTTCTTAACAGCGTACCGCCATTGTAAACTCTTTATTGTGTTCATTGATTAAATTTTGACGCTAAGTTACGCATATAACGGTCTTGTTCATACAGGCTATTATTGAAAAAACTTATAAGCTCATATTTAAATTTTAAATATGTACTTTAATCCACTAAAATTGAGAAATAAACAAAATAATCACAATTCTTTTTAAATTAACTTTATTAATTTTTATGTAACTTTATATTCGAAAAATTGAAAGAAAATTATATGCTATGAAAGAAAAATTTCTCCACTATTTGTGGCGATATAAACTATTGCTCCATTCTAAACTGGAAAGTTCTCAAAGAGAAAAAATCTCTGTAATCAATTCAGGAGTTTACAATTCGAATTCTGGTCCAGATTTTTTAAACGCCAAAATTGAAATCGATGGTCAGCTTTGGTATGGTAATATTGAAATTCATGTAAAAGCTTCTGATTGGTACTTGCACTGCCATGAAAATGACGTTAATTATGATGCCGTAATTCTTCATGTTGTTTGGGAAAATGATGCTAATATTTACATGAAAAATAATCGACCTATTCCAACTTTAGAATTGAAAAATAAAATTCATTCTGACATAATAAACAATTATTCAGCGTTGTATGCCTGTAACTTGAATTGGATCCCTTGTGAAAATCAAATTGGACAAATTGATTCATTTCTAATAGATAATTGGTTAGAAAGATTGTTTTTTGAAAGGTTAGAGGAGAAGTTAATGTTTATTGTACAATTATTGGAAGATTCGAAGAATGATTATGAAGCTGTTTTGTTTCAAATGTTGGCTAAGAATTTTGGACTGAAAGTAAATAGTGAGGCTTTTTTAAGATTATCAAAATCTTTTGATTTTAAAATTATACGAAAAACAAGTGATAATGAGTTAGCCTTATTTGCTTTATTATTCGGTCAGGCTGGGTTTTTACAGGATGATGTACCAGATAACTATTTTAAGTCCCTAAAACAGGAGTATCATTATTTAAGACACAAATTTAAACTACGATCGATTTCAAAAAATCATTTCCAATTTTTTAGAATGCGGCCAAATAATTTTCCAACAATTAGAATAGCGCAACTTGGAGCATTGTACATACGACATCAAAATCTTTTTAGTGAACTTTTGAATAAAACTACAATTGAATCTATTTATACATTCTTTACAGTAGAGTTGAATTCTTTTTGGAATACGCATTATACATTTGAGAAAGAATCAAAGTTCTCCTTGAAAAAATTATCTAGAAATTTTATTGATCTTTTAATAATAAATACAATTATTCCTTTAAAATTCGTTTATTACAAAAAACGAGGTGAATTTATAGATGAAGAAATTTTGAATTTAGTAAGATCGATGAAATCAGAAAAAAATTCAATTATTTCTCAGTTTGAAAATATAAAAATTCAATCAGATAATGCATTGAAGTCACAAGCATTATTACAATTGAAGAATAATTATTGTGATGATAAAAAATGTTTTGAATGTGCTATTGGAGATAAACTTATTAGGTTCAATAATTCTAGTTATGGTACATAAGTTTATCTTTTGCTAAAAATTAACTTAAGAATTAAATTATATATTTGTTACTTAAATCAATTTAAAATGAAAAAAATAATCGTTGCTATCATTTCACTTTCAACAATTCTTGTAAGTTGTGGTGCTGAAGGTGAAAAATCAAAAAAAACTACTGAAGATCAGTTAAATGAATTTAATAAAGAAGAGGCTCCTGTAGTTGAAACTGAGGACAAAAGTGGAGATGCTATTTGCGTTTTAGATAAGTTATCAGTGAGAGAAACACCTAATGCAAAAGGAAAGTGGGTTACTTCTATGAGTTTAGGAGAGAAGGTTTACTTCACTGGTGAATCTACAATGGATTCAGTTTCTAAAAAGGAGTATTTTAAAATTAAGTTAATCGATGGTAAAGAAGGATGGTCACGTGCTACTTTTTTAGCAGTTGATAGTAAAGTGGGAGTTATGTTACAAGATGCGAATGTATATAAGCGTCCAGACTTATTAACTAAAACGG contains:
- a CDS encoding PhoX family protein, with amino-acid sequence MEYNRRKFISFLGKVSVGMVVAPPFLVGCGNTTTPSQSESISDTTYEALKNLKLVNLSPSDKDDLLLTQGLNYHPIVKWGESISDKDTFGFNNDFTCFIPFDKNNPKDGLLWVNHEYTNPLFVSNFDYRAFDVPEKHRTIEQIDKEMYSVGGTIVRIKEVNGKWEVVKNDPLNRRITAQTQIKLNWDTPIKGATTVKGTLANCSGGITPWNTFITCEENYDGFYGETEYDIYNNSTHKPSWYGWEKFYEYPPEHYGWVVEIDPKTGTAQKHIALGRFAHECCTLFELKDKRVVAYTGDDKNSEHLYKFISSKQGSLKEGTLYVADTDNGKWLALDWKNQPVLKEKFKDQTEVLIRAREAAKLLGATELNRPEDIEIDPITGNIIVTLTNNKDKGDFHGSILKIEETEGAFDSLTFKASTYIAGGEENGFSCPDNLAFDLAGNLWMTSDMSGSSMNREDKPYMPFKNNSLFVIPRYGADAGKVIRVASAPRDAELTGPWFSPDGKTLFLSVQHPGEQTKDLNNPTSKWPFDSDNIPKSAVVAIQGDLIEKMNNLNKIEAL
- a CDS encoding cupin domain-containing protein; its protein translation is MKINDIIEKFDLNQHPEGGYFKETYRSSGSITNENLSTDFTGDRNYATGIYFLLTSDSFSAFHKINQDEMWHFYLGTTLKLHMISPKGEYSYVLIGNKIIDNEVPQFVVPAQYWFAAEVLEKNSYAFTGCTVAPGFDFKDFVLPERKGLIDLFPQHEEIITRLTH
- a CDS encoding peroxiredoxin, with protein sequence MATLVGKKFPNLNVDAMNEMGDTFKLNVLEEAMNNKKKVVLFWYPKDFTFVCPTELHAFQAALPEFDKRNTIVIGASCDTPEVHFAWLNQSKDNGGIEGVTYPLLADSNRNLSSILGILDITNETYDEATGTVQVEGDNVTYRATYIIDEEGTVVHEGVNHMPIGRNVNEYLRLIDAYTHVQEKGEVCPANWEEGKAAMQPNAKATAEYLAVN
- the katG gene encoding catalase/peroxidase HPI; amino-acid sequence: MNYSINHSGDITKCPFHSAQKKTAGRGTTNRDWWPNELKLNILRQNASKNDPFGKDFNYSEAFKSLDFAALKQDVIDLMTDSQDWWPADYGHYGGFMIRMAWHSAGTYRVGDGRGGAASGSHRFAPLNSWPDNGNLDKARLLLWPIKKKYGNKISWADLMILAGNCALESMGFKTFGFAGGREDIWEPEQDIYWGSENKWLDNDERYDTSDGELEGYLGAVHMGLIYVNPEGPNGEPDPLKSAHDIKITFGRMAMNNEETVALVAGGHTFGKAHGAADPDKYVGVEPHGASIEQMSTGWKNTFQSGVLDDTITSGLEGAWTPNPTQWDHDYFDVLLNYDWELTKSPAGAHQWTPTAASNARMAPKAGNPNEKQALMMSTADMALKMDPDYREISERFHKDHAAFEDAFARAWFKLTHRDMGPIDRYLGPEVPKEELIWQDPIPKVDYTLSTSDIQLLKKMIGTSGLTVSEMIKTAWASASTFRGSDKRGGANGARIRLEPQINWEVNNPNELKKVLNVLVGVQKDFKKTISMADLIVLAGNVGVEEAASKIGLDINVPFYQGRGDASQERTDIESFSHLEPLADGFRNYMSDKLDGVAAEDLLIDRANLLTLTIPEMTVLTGGLRVLGANHNNSNHGVFTERVGSLTNDFFTNILDFSITWSATSSEEIVFEGRDRKTGAIKFTGTRADLIFGSNTELRAICEVYGADDGQEKFVTDFVKAWNKVMNLDRFDLQ
- a CDS encoding HupE/UreJ family protein, with product MNSFSTFFISGWHHIVDINAYDHLLFVMTLCAAFKLKEWRQILIIITAFTIGHSVTLIISALGFIPDNPSVIDLLIPFTIMITAVSNIRNYGKEGMFSNKNVKYIIALVFGLIHGLAFASNFKVMMFSSNVIKPLFAFNLGIEVGQLFIVAIFMSMLFIYSKILKGEHLKWNVFVSGAGFGIAATIFIGALQ
- a CDS encoding ATP-binding cassette domain-containing protein, whose translation is MIRARKLSMSYNDKLALKDLNFAVAPGEIFCLLGQNVEGKKTTINVFLNVTETTYSEALNDSKEATKNHSTKTISYAPEIIKLNSNLSGVENLDFFSRVAGFNYSENELFQYLKKVNLREKAFKKKISAYSKCMRQKIGIALALAKKASYILMDEPTCDLDPKTYLEFTKTCKKLSEYGVGILMASHDIFNAVNICTRIGTRKKGTLVHIAETRNISARQLKELYIKTI
- a CDS encoding thioredoxin family protein; the protein is MVQELAQDNLENIVADNKKVVVQYSATWCGNCRIMKPKFKKLATENSDVSFVVADAEKFPESRQLATVDNLPTFATFVDGKFVNQVQTNKFDVLKELVNEVM
- a CDS encoding DUF6702 family protein yields the protein MKRPAQIGILVLIVIMTFSSFTHPLKVTSSLINYDTDTQKIKVECRVFVDDFLLSLGRDMNCHKLTNKDKSVIENYFNKYFIIELNNKKLPFKFETSDYNENFNVLNIQFLENDASIKKGDILKVSNKLLFDEFEFVQSNRMELRFKPFFKVAYFESTNIQDSFSHTF
- a CDS encoding DUF6952 family protein encodes the protein MKLPVIKHLTSFIEENDQDYIIETIETLEALTEVPSLKDEELDVIGELISNMYGAIEVDKMIKEGTPRKEALNNFMQRVLGSIDK